From one Rosa rugosa chromosome 4, drRosRugo1.1, whole genome shotgun sequence genomic stretch:
- the LOC133745049 gene encoding DNAJ protein JJJ1 homolog: protein MVKFNQRFDYYELLGIEPEDLLDLDLDDAERYVEKAYKETARRIHPDKVRVAGLSEAEAKEKQDEATAKFQELQKAYDVIKDPMQRGDYDLYRKKNFTPETFKPNLVPTEGLRFSGYSNEGRGFFKVYGDVFEKIYANEVAFQEEKKLPPDSVIKPPEIGDEHRPYPAVVQFYNYWLNFGTIMDFTWEDPHDEYDLAAAPTKKGVAVMRRKNIKARKRAKNEYNNKVRRKEFKSEKQCLNHEMSKKHRDMVAVLMGLKHRDLVEEVLELMEEEGDEDKEPEHDGVDEVLEGEGEEERESESEDEVSECVDENPKEEVGEEVVDGDEEEEEDKEDDEMEVLEAMVARRKTSVKVGEPIFEPMATIIDVEEDEVDMEHEETKNMDENGGEKKQRRRRSVKSTRINEHDDKKESKSDSSAESCVDNGSEDEQKRKKGGKKEKRSKRNTKSNGESEDSGVKNSKSSNRIRYAGKKSRGDFAKH, encoded by the exons ATGGTGAAGTTCAACCAGCGCTTCGACTACTACGAGCTCTTAGGCATCGAACCGGAAGACCTCTTAGACCTCGACCTCGATGACGCAGAACGCTATGTCGAAAAGGCTTACAAAGAAACGGCGAGGAGAATCCACCCGGACAAAGTCAGAGTCGCCGGCCTGAGCGAAGCCGAAGCCAAAGAGAAACAAGACGAAGCCACCGCAAAGTTCCAAGAGCTCCAAAAGGCCTACGACGTCATCAAAGACCCCATGCAGAGAGGCGACTATGACTTGTACCGCAAGAAAAACTTCACCCCGGAAACTTTCAAACCCAACCTCGTGCCCACCGAGGGCCTCAGATTCTCCGGCTACTCCAACGAGGGCCGGGGATTCTTCAAGGTGTACGGTGACGTTTTTGAGAAGATATACGCCAACGAGGTTGCTTTTCAAGAGGAGAAGAAGTTGCCGCCGGATTCAGTGATCAAGCCGCCGGAGATAGGGGACGAACACAGACCCTATCCGGCGGTGGTGCAGTTCTACAACTACTGGCTCAACTTTGGGACCATAATGGACTTCACGTGGGAGGATCCGCACGACGAGTACGACTTGGCGGCGGCGCCTACCAAGAAGGGAGTGGCGGTGATGCGGAGGAAGAACATAAAGGCCAGGAAGAGGGCTAAGAATGAGTATAATAATAAAGTGAGGAG GAAGGAGTTTAAGAGCGAGAAGCAGTGCTTGAATCACGAGATGTCGAAGAAGCATAGGGATATGGTAGCAGTATTGATGGGGTTGAAGCACCGCGATTTGGTTGAGGAGGTCTTGGAGTTGATGGAGGAGGAGGGAGATGAGGATAAGGAACCTGAGCATGATGGTGTAGATGAGGTTTTGGAgggagaaggtgaagaagaaagggagagTGAGAGTGAAGATGAGGTATCCGAATGTGTTGATGAAAATCCGAAAGAAGAGGTTGGTGAAGAAGTTGTTGATGgtgatgaagaggaagaagaggataaGGAGGATGATGAGATGGAAGTTCTTGAAGCAATGGTGGCGAGGCGAAAGACTAGTGTAAAAGTTGGTGAACCAATTTTTGAGCCCATGGCAACCATCATTGATGTAGAGGAGGATGAGGTGGATATGGAGCACGAGGAGACAAAGAACATGGATGAGAATGGAGGAGAGAAgaaacagaggaggaggaggagtgtGAAGAGTACTAGAATCAATGAACATGATGATAAGAAGGAATCAAAATCAGATTCTAGTGCGGAATCTTGCGTTGACAATGGGAGTGAAGATGAGCAGAAGAGAAAGAAGGGagggaagaaagagaagaggagTAAAAGGAATACCAAAAGTAATGGTGAGAGTGAGGATTCTGGTGTAAAGAATTCCAAGTCTAGTAATAGGATAAGGTATGCAGGGAAGAAGAGTAGAGGTGATTTTGCCAaacattaa
- the LOC133742007 gene encoding DNAJ protein JJJ1 homolog — protein sequence MMRLFALSLSFPPESNNFPSHNKKKRHVVAEPTHINPHKYAQQPKIRNQILMERRCHYEVLGVDRGCTADEIKSAYRKLALQRHPDKLIPTGVSQADANAQFQELGHAYEVLSDPKERAWYDSHRSQILFADPSAANSVPDSVIPNLFSFFSTTVFSGYSDSGKGFYKVYADVFNKIYSNELSFARKLGLGIDAVREAPALGNLKSDYAQVTAFYGYWLGFCTVMDFCWVDQYDVMAGPNRKVRRLMEEDNKKQRKKAKREYNDTVRGLAEFVKKRDKRVMDMMVKREEERERKKKEEREKKKKMEKEKLERAMAYEEPEWAKAVEEEEEEEGDEEEERKRNELYCVVCGKKFKSEKQWKNHEQSKKHKDKIAEFRESIGDEELDEEEADDLGEQMREGLEPPPQYDGAGVSAGEDEFYDFGDEIQREKLDEDDNGGGGGGDDDEMELLQAMAARHKSREKLDDDGDDDDGEMELLKAMAARHKSRENVGEAVGVDDGDSGSEDEMDVLEAMVAGRKSRKNAASRVEVEDPLVAGVHVDNDINGVGSISMEYENRKPTRRKGKSKKSGGETKRVDMNEISNGQSEAASENDNSDIKESTSDSMVETASTNEKQDDQIARKKKSSKQTVEKKKENVKKEANGKSKSCSKGKKAKATSKNSSNACEACGEEFGSRNQLHKHLGDTGHASLKR from the exons ATGATGAGATTGTTTGCTCTTTCCCTTTCCTTCCCCCCGGAAAGCAACAACTTTCCTAGCcacaacaaaaaaaaacgaCATGTCGTTGCGGAGCCAACCCATATAAACCCACACAAATACGCCCAACAACCAAAAATTCGGAATCAGATATTGATGGAGCGGCGGTGCCACTACGAGGTGCTCGGCGTCGACCGCGGCTGCACCGCCGACGAGATCAAGTCGGCGTACCGGAAACTCGCCCTGCAGCGCCACCCCGACAAGCTCATCCCCACCGGCGTCTCCCAGGCAGACGCCAACGCCCAGTTCCAGGAGCTCGGCCACGCCTACGAGGTCCTCTCCGACCCCAAGGAGCGAGCCTGGTACGACTCCCACCGCTCCCAGATCCTCTTCGCCGATCCCTCCGCCGCCAACTCCGTCCCCGACTCCGTCATCCCCAACCTCTTCAGCTTCTTCTCCACCACCGTCTTCTCCGGCTACTCCGACTCCGGCAAGGGCTTCTACAAGGTCTACGCCGACGTCTTCAATAAAATCTACTCGAACGAGCTGAGTTTCGCGAGGAAGTTAGGGTTAGGGATTGACGCCGTGAGGGAGGCTCCGGCGTTGGGGAATTTGAAGAGCGATTATGCTCAGGTGACGGCGTTCTATGGCTACTGGCTAGGTTTTTGTACGGTGATGGATTTCTGCTGGGTGGATCAGTATGACGTCATGGCGGGGCCGAATCGGAAGGTGAGGAGGTTGATGGAGGAGGATAATAAGAAGCAGAGGAAGAAGGCTAAGAGAGAGTATAATGACACTGTGCGGGGGTTGGCGGAGTTTGTGAAGAAGAGGGATAAGAGGGTGATGGATATGATGGTGAAGAGGgaggaggagagggagaggaagaagaaggaggagagggagaagaagaagaagatggagaaggAGAAACTGGAGAGGGCTATGGCGTATGAGGAGCCGGAGTGGGCGAAAGCGGtcgaggaggaagaggaagaggaaggggatgaggaggaggagaggaagagGAATGAGTTGTATTGTGTGGTGTGTGGGAAGAAGTTTAAGAGTGAGAAGCAGTGGAAGAATCATGAGCAGTCAAAGAAGCATAAGGATAAGATTGCGGAGTTCAGGGAGTCGATTGGGGATGAAGAGCTTGATGAAGAGGAAGCGGATGATTTAGGTGAGCAAATGAGGGAGGGTTTGGAGCCTCCTCCCCAATATGATGGGGCTGGAGTGAGTGCTGGCGAGGATGAGttttatgattttggtgatgAAATTCAGAGGGAAAAGCTAGATGAGGATGataatggtggtggtggtggtggtgatgatgatgaaatggaACTTCTTCAAGCAATGGCGGCCAGGCACAAGAGTAGGGAAAAGcttgatgatgatggtgatgacgACGACGGTGAAATGGAACTTCTAAAAGCAATGGCAGCCAGGCACAAGAGTAGGGAAAATGTTGGTGAAGCAGTTGGAGTTGATGACGGTGATAGTGGGAGCGAGGATGAAATGGATGTTCTTGAAGCAATGGTGGCAGGGCGAAAGAGTAGGAAAAATGCAGCTTCAAGGGTTGAGGTTGAGGATCCCTTGGTGGCTGGTGTTCATGTGGATAATGATATCAATGGTGTAGGGTCCATTTCTATGGAATATGAGAATCGGAAGCCCACCAGAAGGAAAGGGAAGAGTAAGAAGAGTGGTGGAGAAACTAAAAGGGTCGATATGAATGAAATTAGTAATGGTCAAAGTGAGGCAGCTAGTGAAAATGATAATTCAGATATAAAGGAATCCACATCTGATTCTATGGTGGAAACTGCGAGTACTAACGAAAAACAGGATGATCAAATAGCCAGAAAGAAGAAATCTTCAAAACAAACtgttgagaagaagaaagagaatgtGAAGAAAGAGGCCAACGGCAAATCAAAGAGCTGCTCCAAAGGGAAGAAAGCTAAG GCAACATCAAAGAATTCTAGCAATGCATGTGAGGCATGTGGAGAGGAGTTTGGATCAAG GAATCAATTACATAAGCATTTAGGTGACACTGGACATGCTTCACTGAAGAGGTGA